The Lineus longissimus chromosome 10, tnLinLong1.2, whole genome shotgun sequence genome segment TTGATCCAAAGCTGGGGATTAGATTGGTTGATGCCACAGTTGAGTCCACATATATGGGCCTGGACAAAGCATCTCTTTTGTGGATCTAACATGACATATGTAACTGATGTTGTTTTCTTCTCTCTCCAGGACGCTGACCTACTCGATTTGAGTTCTGAGCTGATTCATACCGGAGAGCTACACAAGTACAGCCTCAACACGAACGGCTGGATGAAGGATCGCGTCTTCTTCCTTTTTGATCATCAACTAGTCTATTGTAAGAGGGTAAGTGTCACTTGTTTCCTGTCTGATGGTGTATATTACTGCTGTTTCTTGTTGGTTTTCATGAGACTGCGTATCCATAAGCTGTTGCCTTATGAACGCGTTgacttgttttcattgtctccATAGCATGTCCCGGTTTAACCAATGGGAATATCTAATAAGTTAACCAAaggttcattttgtgtgtgGCGTGTCAGATGCGAACAGGGGACAAGGGAAAAAGGAAAAACGCCATAAGCTGACACCAGATACCTGCAGAGTTTTCAATTCTAGTTATTCCTCTCCAGTGAGAGCAATTGAATAATGTTAAACCAAGTCTCTGGCACATGTGACtgaaagtgctgccatctgtgacaATATAGCTAATTAGTGAAAAGTGGTGAATTCCTCTTCTTTTGAAAGTCATAAGAAATGAACAATTTTATCGTTTCAATTTCAGGATTTATTAAAACGTGACGGTCTGACATATAAGGGTCGTATGGTGATGGACTGCAGTGACATATTGTCTATACCAGATGGACGAGGTTAGTATGTGTATTGATGCTAGCGAGGGTATAGTTTTTATAAGCAAAGCCTAAGACATAAAAACTTGCAGCAgtacttttgttttgtttaagaaGCGGTTCTCGGAAATCTAATCCACAACCTCAAAGGTTTGGCATATGAGGTGAGGACGCTGATGTCAACTTTAAACATCGGTCAGGCTTTTTTTCTGAATCATGGGTGCAAAGATTATAACTtgccttttcaatttcagatacTCAGTTCAACTTGAATGTGAAGAATGCCTGGAAAGTCTTTGACCGGCGAAGAGACAAGTTGTTCTTGCTGTCCGCCAAAACGGCGGAagacaaaacaaaatggctgaatgCATTTCGAAGAGAGCGTAAACGTGTCAAGGAGGACCGACACAGCGGTTTTGCATTTTCTGAACAGACCAAAAGAATTGCGCAACAATCAGTCAAGTATAGATTGCAGAGAACGTCAGGTAATTATGTTGTTGATGCTATAGGTTACATAGAAATTGTTACTCATAGGCCTACTCGATTGAATAATTGGCAATAACATGGTGTAAACAACTTAACAAGCAAAGTTGAGTACCACACTTTATAAAAGAGAATCAATCATTTAAAACTAAAATTGGGAGGAAATTTGGAGAAATACCACCAATTGATTGATCACGTTTTATCTCTACAACAAATGGATAGGATGGAGGATGATTCGTGAGGTATGGTGGTGAGTGATATATCAAAACATGGCTTGAGGGACTGTGGATGTACTGAGTTGATGATCAGCGCCCCTTTTTGATTGCAAACCTAATGATGACATTCTTGTTTTCAGATCCCAAGGTGCGCAAACTCTCGCGTGGCAATATCAACAACGTTAACCAGAACTCATCAACTGTGATACCTCCGTCTTCAACTCTTACAAGAGACTCTGTAAGCTTCTCCAAGAAACGTCCGTGGGCAATCTTCAGCGGTAAAAAAACCACCCGATGACACGTTGGTGTGACGTTGGTTGGGTTGTAAACATTTGTTGAAGCCGAAACACTGCAGGGAGACCTTCCGGATGGTGCTGTTACTAAATGCTGGTTTGATGGGGATTCTGAAATATTGACTTTGACAGTTGAGTCGGCTGTGTTGTGCTGCTCTTGTTTTAGGCTTCCAGTGTCCAATGATGTTGCAATTTGACATGAGGCATTGTGCAAATAAACTTTTTTATCCATGTTTTTGCAAAGTCTCATCTCTGCTCATTTATTGGGCATAACGGTGCGCTGAAGTCAAGATTGACTAGTTGACAGCTGAAGACTCTAATTCCATTGGCATGATTTGTTGATATGATAATATCCCGGTGGTGCAGCACTCCTGCCAATGGGATTCTTCAGATTTAATGGATAAAGGGTATTACAATTACAAAATTAGAAATCAGGTTTCAGAAAATTGCTCAAAGGTCTACCATCTCTTCTAAAAACTTATGTTGGATAttttgaatgagaaaaaaaattaaaagagatattttaattttcaaactggtttgaaaatgatgaacttTTGTATGTGAATACTGTGCATGTTAAAAATCTTTAGACAATTTTGCTGGGCAAAAGAgatattttaattttcaaactggtttgaaaatgatgaacttTTGTATGTGAATACTGTGCATGTTAAAAATCTTTAGACAATTTTGCTGGGCACTGCAGCCAAACAGCTGAATAAATTGAAGGAACTTCATAGGTCTTCTGACAAGAACTGCCCTTCATGTAGAGATTTACTGTGCCTTAATTGACATAAAACATAAAAATGACTGTTGGGCAGTCAATAGTTGGGTTCCTTTGAATAGATATCTGCTGTGGGGAAGGTCGGGCAATGTTATGAATACCGAACCCGTCGGAACTATGCACAGTTTTGGATAATTGCCTTGCTTATGATGGCCTTTAAGTGACCATTTATAAAGTATGTATGCAGTGATTTTGTCCAACTTGAgtattttctttatttctctATGTACATAATTGACTAGTTTTGGAATATCAGTATCACTTTCTCTTTCCATGCATACTTTATAAATAGCTCTTTACTAAATGCAATGTAAATAACTGATGTAAATTTTTATGGAACCTATTGGTGCTACATACTTATTTTGTATATGTATATAATATTGTATACCACATGCATACGTACGTGCTATCTTCATAATAGAAAGTTAATCCAGTTCATGTCTCATTTAGGCAAAAACTTTTGGAAGTATTTACTCGACTAAAATAGctgaaaaatatcatgatgaaataaaaaaacacttcTTCAGGCATCTTGTGTTGAAGTTGGAACTTCATATGGACGTCATATTCAAATAAATAGTCAACTTTAAAGACTTTGCTATGCACATAGACATGTATAAAGCTGTATGATTGAACAGAACCGTTGCACTCCAGATTATTTTGCTAAGCAGGAGTATCTGCTGGTCCTGGTGTGGATGAAAGGAAGTCGGTTACGTACAACGCTTCGTTTTTGTAGCATTCCAATTGGTGAAAAGAATCTGGAGTGGAATTATCCTGTCCTGGAATATGGCTTGTTTACTCTGATGTGTCCTGAGAATATGGATGAACAATTTTTGTGTCacctttttttctgttgatacTTTCGTAGGAGTTAGAAGTGGGAATCTTGGAATGTTTCGGGAAGACTTCACTTGATGTAATATTTATTTGatattgtagtacatgtatacttctCATGCCATGAATCTCCAGTTAACTTCCTTTCTTAATATTTGCCAAACTTTGATTACAATAGCATGTGAACTCATGGTCTAATGTTGTTGAAATCAAATATAAGACTATATGATTGaaatttgtgtgtttgtttcattttgttgtgGAGATGCATTATTCCCATGCCAGGGTGGTGTTTATACGCCCTGTGTCTTTTATCTTTGGCTCCTCTCAGAGTACCTTCCTCAAAGCACAGTTTGGCCTTTGCCAGGATGAAACcctttctatcaaggacactgagTGACAGGATGACACcctttctatcaaggacactgagTGATGGTGAACCCTATTGGTAACTAGTCTCTAGCCAACCATGTAGTGGATTTGGCAGGAGACTCTTGGCATAGCTAGGAAGCTACTGAACGTTGTCACTAATAAATCCAACAGTGGGACATCTGTTCAAGGCGTTCGGATTGGCACATGGTCGGCAGATAGCTGGGAATATGCAATGCCCGAGTACTATGGCTTCATGGTTTCTGATAAAGTGGTCCCCAGTAATCTCAAGTCCCACTGGTGTCCTGAACAGAGTTAGAATGAAATGAGTGAGGAGACAGTCCTAATCAGTTGTAGGTTATGGAGGGGCCGTCCTCATCGCAAACACCTGGCACCGAAAGCAGCCTACTTCCAGTAGCGTGCATACTGAAGGAATGGTATCTATcttggacaacatcaggacccttctgtccATGTTGGAACGTCTGTCTCAACAACTGTAAGACTGGTCCATGTACCCTCCCATGCAATTCCAAGCTGTCTTCTTGAAGTAGCTCATGTTCCTGAGGTACCTTGTGTACCTTGAGTTGCTCAAGTAACTGGGGCAGCAGTCTTACTGTGCTTTTGAGGACAGACCAAAATACCCTACTTGGCAACTCATGTAGCCTACATGTGGCTAATGTATCATGTGCCACACACCCCCCCCCGAGTACCTCATATACCATGATCCCTCGTTACTATGGTGTAGTCTTATGCATGTCAGAGAGAAATCAGCTCAATCCAAGGAAAAGGGTCAAGGTGGCTGTTTACAATGAAGCTTACAAAATTtgtagggttgtgactgtcttggaGAGTATGTACCAAGTACTAACAGACGTTAGTCGGGCAATTTGACACATAGAAGTACTTCCTCCTTATTGCCCTTGCTGAAGTCAGTCCTCATGGGGATGGCTCCTCAGAATGAGTTATGAACAGGGAAATAATCACTCAAAGATAGTGATACAAAAGCATCAAAATCATTTATTCTATAAGCTATCAATCACAAAATACATTTGAGATCATTTGTGCATACTACATAATCAAAGGAGAATCCGAGGCATCTACTGGCCAAGGACAATCAGTAACGAAGACCTACTGAGAGACGCTAACCTGAAGCCCATATTAGAATTGGTGAAGgaacgaagatggcaatggttgggccatgtgctccgaatgcctgcaaacgcattgccaaggagagcactcacatggacaccacaggggagacggaatagaggcagaccaagagagacctggtggcgttccatggcaaaggaacttcaagagaagggcctaacgtgggaggcagccagacagcgagcagccaacagacttgagtggaggaccctggggaacgccccatgtgccacctagggcacgaagggtcccaAGAGACAAGAGAGacataatcaaaatgaaatttccaTTATACCAGGAATAAATGTTCCAAAATGGAAGCAtgtgtaaatgcatcatttggaGAATGCCATATAAACTGCCTAAGAGTTCATGTTACACTAGTAATACTGTTATATTTTGGAAACATAATGTGGCTGGGAAATCAAAATAATGTACACGTACAAAAAGTAAATGTGGCAAAGATAACTACCTAAATGCAGATCTATTATTACATTAAATTTAAATCCTTCTTAACAAATTCAATCATTTCATCAAATGCTAATTGTCCGACATTAAATGTACCTTTATGATACATCATACCATGAAATCCTGTTTTGTAATGTTTTAGCAATGCCTTGCTGCCACCTTGTCTCATACGGTGGGCATAAATCATGCCATCGTCACGCAGCGTGTCGTGCTCAGCGACAATAACATACGCCTTTGGCAAACCTTGCAAATGCTTTTGCATGAGAGGAAAACAGTATGGATGCAAGACAAAGTTTGAAAACTGATCGGATAAATGCGGGTTTCCAAAATCCCGTGGCATGGGGGTGAAATGTTCGCGATATTTTACAGGAATCTGGTGATGATCGACAAGAAATGAGTACGCTTCTTTGAGCTCAGGAGATGTGTGGGCATTATCCATGACCAAGTGTGCAACATTCGGATCAAAGTTCATATACATAAGCGCTGACTCGACATTGAAACGCGTGCGGGAAAATGTCTTCGAGACGTTTTCATGTTGAGCGTACGACGGGAGGTTGAGGTCCATGAGTTGAAGGAATGGTGTGATTAAGACCTGGAGACGAGGTTGAGGTAGATGCGTGAATGTCCGCAGTTTCTGAGAGATGGCGGCCACGTGGTTCGCGCCTACTTCGTCACCTGAAAAACAGACAAAGTCTTTGGTGAAACATCTGCTCGGCTCATTTCCGAAGGCAAGCACACAATTCAGAAGGTTGCAAATTTGACAGAAAAATAGACCCATTTGTCTGTGACTTAGCTTGGACGTCCTGAGATAGATGGCTATGCAACAATATAACCCCAGTTAATCCTGCAACCTTCAGCAGAACTCGAGACCTGTTGATCACTACTCAAATGTCTAAGGCAGTAGGCCACAGTGGCTCCATACCTGGTCAGGATGAAAACCCAACACACTGGGTGAAAATGAACATATGGAAAATATATAAAAACGCACCGATTAGGAGCACTTTGGTGGGATCCACACCAAAGAGTTTTAAGTTCTTCAGGAAATGTCTGGTGGCATTCTCGCTCTCTTGGAATGGTTTGGGAAATTTAGCTTCTGGGGCGAGACTGTAGCTGAAATGAAAGATTATGTTCAAAAATTTCTGTTTGGTATATAACTTATTTGTGATCTAGTACAGGAGTGGCAATATAAGTAAATTGATTTCAAGAACTGATAACTCATACTTACTCTACTGATACAACGACTGCATCCAATCCTTTTGCAAGGCTCTTCGCAAAGCAATCATAGGCACCTAAAAACAAAGACAAATCATCCAGTTGTCATTGCTGTCTTGCACAGAAAGAGATTCCATGGTGTTTAATTATGATTTccatttgtcccaaattggtcttttgaggacaaagtcacaaccagattgctGGGATAAGACTCCTTCAATCATACACAGAGACATGATCGTCATACTGTTAATGCTTATAAAAGACTTTCACCCCACTGCCGATTGCAGTACTTATATTAGATACcagaatatacagtagaacctctctattaaggacaccctcggcactgacaagtgctgtccttaatagagacgtgtcctgattagagaggtcaaattgaatggaaacaaccaaattgggacctaaactagtgtccttaatagagaggtgtccgctaacagaggttccacagtacatgtaatCTGATGATGTTCCCAGAGACAAACTCCCCATAAAAACAACAAGAAAGTCATACTTATGACAGTCATTTGATGGCAGTATCCTCATGACCAAACAATCATCTCATGTGACCGAGTCAAATGACAATTGATAGTCACACTTACCAGCGCTGCTATAAACAAAAGTCCCTCCATGAACATAGACAACGCCTGGCCTGTTTTCCTTCTCAGTTGGTGGAGTGAAGAGCCGCACTGGAATGTCACTGAATTTCTGTGTCTCAACCTGGAATAAACCACTTATACGTGTAAAGACAACAGAAGACTTCCTCACATTTACCTGTAATTTTATGACTCTGTAGTCCCGACATCCAGTCCTTCAGTGACGTACCCTCAGCAAATGCTCTGAACCAGTACATTTACATGAGGTCTGGTTTGGCTCCAGCAGTCCATTCAGATAAATGGGCTCCGAGCATGCACACACTTGCTGTGATTAGCCACAGATCTACTGGTACCTTCTCCCCTCATTTCCGTCCATATTTACCTGTATCTCCTCGTCACAGGGGAACCACTTGTCAAGAAACTGAACCAGACGCTGATGGTTCGCTCTACTTATGTTCACTCTGCTATCGATGTCCAACTTTTCTCCAATCAGAGCCTGAAAAAAAGGTTACTGAATTTAGCCTACCACTCATTATGGCGAATGTTTTACATACCATTAAGGCTGTCGTTTGGTACCTGTAGCTTGCTGCACTGAATGTCTGTGTGAAACAACTTGTTTGGAGACAGGCACAATCACAGTGTTGTGGGGATCTtcaaagacagtcacaactggaGGACACAGGACAAGTGCGAGTCAACTCAATGCATCTCGGActctgaagacagtcacaactccAGCACGAATTCTAAAAGTTCACCATCACCACATTCTCGCTTGGTTACTCATGCATTGATACTCACCATATGCTGGCTAAACTTGGTCAGACCAAGTAAGGCCCGGAGTTTCCACGGTTCTTCAATTCCCTCTGGCAGTGGATGGTAGAGGTAAAATGCTACGAATCCAGTCAGGATGGAGGACAGGAAGAAAACGAATTGTAAATTACAGCACAACATGGTCTCACTGGTCTTCAGCCTGGAAAAGTTAATGAGAACTTGTAAGAGTGAGGAAGATATACCTTTACCACAAAATGATATAAAGAAGccagaaatttgaaaagaaggtcCCAATACCTCTTTTTTCCCTTTAATTCCCAACATGTAGTTGGGACGTCGCTTACAGTAAACTTTCCAGTTTATTCCGTACTCGCCACGCTATCACGACGACCACAACAGTAAAGAAAAAACTCATGGAGTTGTTTGTGTCTGGTAAATAGGTTGATTTTATGGCTCTAAATTCATATTCATGCAACTCTGAAGTGAGGAAACTAGTGTTATATGTTCTTTATATGTTGTAGGTAAAAAGGTTTCTGAAATTCCAGAAATAGCTTGGTGGTGATAGTGCCAAAAGTCAACACACCCTGCAGGCTTCTCGAATTTTTCATTGAtgacacacacagacacacgcACAATCATGCATTCatgcacatcatgacatggcatACATCCCATGCCTGCTGTCTTGACACTGCAGCTCGCAGCATGTGCACTCGGAGTCTTGTGTTTCTAATTAACTCACTGCTATACATGTGTGCGTACCCATCCTCACCACCTCTATAGGCCTATGTACCGAGGTTGACCAAGCCGAAGAGGGGAGGATCCTACAAATGTTCGTCTGTAGTTGACATTCATTATTGACTATTGTTGATTCAGATTGTGGAGCCATCTTCAACATCTGCGTCGTACTATTAGTTTAGAGGTGGCCTTTCAGAGACACAACAACAAATCTAGATGTGCTTTATGCTGTATGTTTTCAGATCATTCTTCATTGGCTACTGAACGAGTTCCCTCATCCAATGTGACGGTCCGTATCGGATGATGTGAGAGAAGGAAGACGCGATGGCCATCAGACGAACAAGTATGAAGCGCATCCAACGCTACCAGCATAATTACTGCCTGCTGTGTATCACCGGCTGCCTGGGATGCAAGTGGTATCGGTACAAACAGTCCAGGAAACCAAGCGATACCGTAAGTTTTTCCAGACAACTTGCTTTAATTATAGATTAGCACCCCCCTTTCAGGAGAATACTTGGATTTGACCATAACTGTCAAAATTACCCACATGCTCACACCAATGTTGATGGTGAATTAAGGTAGGAAGTGTGTTCTGTGAGGGTGGTCAACACGATGTATTTTGGCAGATGACAGCTTGAAATTGGTAacatttcatgcaaatttcattCATGGCCAGGCAATTGACACAATACCCTCATCATGTGCCTGAAGAGATCCCCCCTCTGCTGTTGGCTTGTGTGAAGAAAGACTAGTAAtttatgtcggggggggggggtttagtTAGAAGGTACATCACAAATAAGTCCAATTACACCAATAAGATAATAATGTCTAAATTGTAACAAAATTAACACATGGTATATAATTTAATTATAATAATATCAATATTATgatttataggcctacataggccAAGTGCTTATGCAGGCCTCGACACGATGATTATATATTCAGAATTATTCATAGGCCATTTATATGCCAAAATAAGTGTGTCATCCTGTGCATACTGCAGTTCTGACAGGATGGTGGATCAGGAATGACTGTGTACACACAACTCTGGACTATTTGTGATTTTTTGCTCTATTTTCATATAATTTTTCGCTCGTTCTTTCTGCAGTTGCAATATTTGATTGGCCCAAATCGTTCtgttttttggttgattttctCGTCTACTTTGAACTTACGGCTATGGATGTTCAGATATTCATATAGTTGATGTGGGCCCACTGATCAGTCTAGTCTACTCTAGTCTGATGCACCATTACTATCAGATATtgtacattatcatcatcatcatcggtcTGCTCACAGCAGGCATCCCCCACAAGTCATCTCTATCTAACCCTATCCCTGGCCAGGTCTTCTGTTGCCAGTAGTCTGTCCCCATCTCCTCCTGGCACTATGACAGGTGGGTTGGGTGTACCTGCCATGTGTTGTATGAGTTTAGGGCATTTGCAACATGTGCGACTGTGACTATTTAGCCGTCTGTTTTGTGTTATATTCACTTGTAGGCCTTATTGTACAGGCACCCACCAACCAGGTAAAGTCAGTAAACTCATATTGACTTGTCTCACTTACTTGAGAGTGATCAGTATTTGCAGTGGAAAGTCATTATGACCTTTCAGTATAAGGCTAATTTGTAGTTGTTTGTCTCATGATCTTTCTGCtctgtggcctatttctgactCGATGTAGACGCTCATCCTAAAAATGCGCCCACTAACATCTATCAGTATTCAGTCAAGTTTACACTTACAGTCATAATAAATTCGCTGGATTGAAAAATCTGGCCTCTTGTCATTGACCTGACTGTTGTTCACAGTCGGGTGAATAGGCTCTTGAAACCTTATATTAAATACAACAAACCCTGCACGCCCCGATAAGTCTGAATTTGGAGCCAATTGAGGGTACAATGGGCCTAGTTTTGTGTAACAGGCAGAAATATGTATGAACAGACATATACTTGAGTGACATATTTGCAAGCATATCGGCATAGGCCCATACCCAGTTGGCAAACTTTAGTTTCTAGTTATTTGGAATTTCTCTTCTGATGTATTCACAAATCTACGATTTGAGTTGAGTGAAAGATTGTTTAGTATTACATATGATTATGTTCTGAAATATTTTAAGGTTAAGGTTGTGCTCTGTTTTGTAATAATGATGTATCCCCTATGATGGGTGAATTCATTAGTATAAAATTATAACATTCTTGCTGTGGAACTTCTTGTAGGAAGGAGGTAGAAACATACTGGTAGGCAGACTGTGATTCGATTTAAAGATTTTGGCAATTATTCAGGTCATCTCGAGTGCAAGAGCTTATCAAATCAACCCTTGACACTTACTCTGTCTACCAGCAAAACTCTTTGGACTTCTATCAGTCTTGTGATGCGTGGTTGTCAtaattatttctcttcaattaGAGGTTTAGAGATAATGAAGGACTATGATTGCAGAACAGGACAAATTATCGTCCCGTGATTACTCTATAGATTTGCTGatgaatgaatttgattggAAGTAACCAAACagaatgattaaaaaaaactcACTGACGTCTGCTTGGTGATTTGGACTTGGATGATTTTCGGTGGAAATCGAAATGACCCCATGAGATTTGAATCTTACAGAAATGAGAACTGACAGTTGGAATTTAGGGTCAGTCAGGTGTTTGTTACTGTGATCTTGGACACTCTGGACGCACTGTGATATTCTGGACATTTTATTCTTCCCATATTCTCGTAGATTGTACTCATTGCTGATATTGGACAGTATTTGCGAATAAGATGGTGTTGCTACTAGTTGGGTCACTTTCCGGCCTGGCAGCACCACAGTATGTGACACCTCTCGTCACGAGCGTTCTGCTCCTTGGGATGTCGTATAAATACATTAAACATAAACGGATCAAGCGCTCTCTGGAAAAACGGGTCACAAAGAAGGAGATGCCCAAAAAACGGTATAGTCGTACGGTAGGTATTTTAAAAGAGAGCGAAATACGTATCAATTATGAAAAACACTACAAGAAAAGTAGTTTTTAAGGAACGTCTCTGATAGAATGGTGTCCTGATCTTGCAACAGTGATGTCTCCACCAAAAATGTTTGAGCTGGAAGACAGTGGACTTGACTTTAAAAAGATTTAGAgatcctttgacatgtttgatttgagCCCAACG includes the following:
- the LOC135494712 gene encoding arylacetamide deacetylase-like translates to MLCCNLQFVFFLSSILTGFVAFYLYHPLPEGIEEPWKLRALLGLTKFSQHMALIGEKLDIDSRVNISRANHQRLVQFLDKWFPCDEEIQVETQKFSDIPVRLFTPPTEKENRPGVVYVHGGTFVYSSAGAYDCFAKSLAKGLDAVVVSVDYSLAPEAKFPKPFQESENATRHFLKNLKLFGVDPTKVLLIGDEVGANHVAAISQKLRTFTHLPQPRLQVLITPFLQLMDLNLPSYAQHENVSKTFSRTRFNVESALMYMNFDPNVAHLVMDNAHTSPELKEAYSFLVDHHQIPVKYREHFTPMPRDFGNPHLSDQFSNFVLHPYCFPLMQKHLQGLPKAYVIVAEHDTLRDDGMIYAHRMRQGGSKALLKHYKTGFHGMMYHKGTFNVGQLAFDEMIEFVKKDLNLM